The genomic stretch ttggaagtgagatgggATTTCTCATATCTTGGATGGTCTTAGGTAGAGGTAGAACAAGGTAGTGATTAGGATGGGAAGTTGTAAGAATGAGacttgtttaggctttgaactaatattaTATTAGACTTCCTTCCTGGCATGGTAGCGCTCAGAGTAGGTGATGTTGTTCCAAACTCGATatacaattatgtgtgttatttatgtttctgcatatTTATTTTATGCATAATCACACAGTTTTTAAAAGTTTGTTCAggatgtcataacagatgttgGAACATTCGTCTCgacattatttttgttatttagatATCATTTGGAACATGTGTTGcatgtacaagagaaatttcaattcaaataaagaagagtataaaaatatttaataaaataaaatatcttttcaTTTATTTCATGATATCTTTAAATGTGTCAAAAATACTACATATATAATGCTAGAAAGTTAAAAGACTCAAACACTAAGTAAAGTCCAATTAagtaaaaattaaaaccaaattctagttaatttaaattatatattgatTTAATATCTAAAGTCTAAACCACCTACACTTATAGATAGAGAAGTGGTTAAAACTAagaataataaaatttgtttcaGCTAAGTGAATTTTCCGTCCATATATGACATGACATGTAAGTTAGGATAAATAGGACGTTGTTTACACTCCTAATTTATCTACATTTGagttaaaaaatatgattttcctTGTACTATAAATTATTCTGTCCCATCTCATACTTTGTATGCAGATGATATTATGATATTTTGCAGGGGAGATCAAAAATCTATTAATGTTATTGCTAACTTGTTAGTGGAGTATGCAACCTTATCTGGTCAAGTGTGCAACAAGGATAAATCCTTAATTTATGCTGGGGGAATGACTGTTGAAAGGCACAGAGGCCTGGCTAACATCATTGGTTTTCAAATGGCTAAACCTACATTTATTTATCTTGGGGCTCCCATTTTTGTTGGTAGGCCTAAAgctaactatttttctttcattgcaGATAAGGTTAAAGTCAAGTTGGCTCATTGGAAGGCTTGTTTGCTGTCTATGGCTGGCAGACTTCAGCTCATCAATGCGGTCATTCATAGCATGCTTCTCCACTTTATCACTTTATACAACTGGCCAGCCTCTCTCATCAAGCAAATCAGTTCTTGGATGAGGAACTTTCTTTGGAGTGGGAACATGAAGCAAAGGAAAATGCTGACTGTGGCCTGGAAGGATTGTTGCTCGAGTAAGAAAGTGGGTGGTTTAGGGATAAAGGCTTTACAGTCTTTCAACTCTGCCTCTAACCTCCATTTGTGCTGAACTTTGTTAAAGGGGATCAGGAATGGACTCAGCTTCTTGCTTCTAGAATCAAAAGGAACCATAAGATCATTTCATACAACATCAAATCCTCGATATGGACTAGCATAAAAGCTTGTTACGCAACTGTTATGGACAACACAAAATGGATCATTGGCAATGGATCAAAAGTCAATTTTTGGTTAGATACTTGGTTGGATGAGCCCATAGCAAATAAACTCAACATTCCTAGAGCTTTTCATAAACATATCATGGTAATGGTGAAGGACTGGCTGCTGGGGCAGAACTGGTGCATCCCTGATAATGTTTTGCAAGCTTTCCCTAGCCTGACAAATATGATTTCTCTTGTGCAAATTCCTGAAAATGACATTGAAGACTGCATTGTGTGGAAAGATTCTAGCAATGGAGATCTTTAACTTCAGCAGGCTTACGACAGGTTCCAAAGGCATAGGCCTGACATTCCTTGGATGAGATTAATTTGGAACAAGCATGTGCCTCCCTCTCATGCTATGGTGGTCTGGAAGCTTATTCACAATAAGCTGCCAACAGATGAAAATTTTACTTTGAGAGGTTTCAGTGGGCCTTCTGTTTGTTCTCTGTGCTGGTGTGATGCTGATTCTTCTAATCATGTTTTCTTTAAGTGTAAGTTTGTGGCTCCTCTTTGGAATTGGCTTCTTGCAAAATTACATTTCCCTGGCATCATTAACAACATTCAGGATTGCATTGAGATGATGTTGGTTGCGAGATTCCCTCAGGCTGAAGCTGTTGTGTTATCCATGGTGTGCAGTTTCTTCTATCATGTGTGGAGGGCGCGAAATTCAAACAGATTTGATGGTAAAAAATCGCAATGGAAAGCCTGTATCTCTCTCATTATGGCTAGAGCAAAGTTGGTTGGGATGTCTCGACAAATCATTTGGACAATAATATCACTAGTTTTTCAATATTGAAAGGGATGCAAATTAATATAAATCCTAGAAGACCCTCTTCTTTATTGGAAATTCTTTGGTGTCCTCCACCCATGGGATGGGTTAAAGTTAATATCGACGGTGTTGCTCGTGGTAATCCGGTTACTATGGCTTGTGGTGGTATATATAGAGATAGCAATGCTGCTCATTTAGGAAGTTTTTGTGATTATATGGGAGAAGGAAATTCTGAATTGGCTGAGCTTTGGGCAGCCATGATTGCTATTGAGAAAGCTGGTAGTTTAGGATGGAGGAAGCTTTGGATAGAAACAGATTGTTTACTTGTGGTGAAAGCCTTCTCCGATCCGGCTCTTGTTCCCTGGAGAATCAGATCTCGTTGGCGTCGTTGTCTTGATTTGTCGCAAAGTATAGATTTCATGATATCTCATATTTATCgggaagccaatttttgtgctgaTTTTCTGGCGAATATTGGGCATAGTAGTAGATCTTTTTGTTGGTTTAGTTTTGTTCATCCTTCTGTTGTAAAGGATTACCTTCTAGACAGGGCTGGTACCCCTAGGCTTAGGCTCTTTCGTTAAGGGGTCTTGGTTTGGTCCCCCTTGTGTTTCTCTGTGTAatcctttcttttttgttttaatgaTATCTtcagcttattaaaaaaaattcaagattAACCGATAAGCTATGGCGACATATACTATGTTACGGTTCCTCTGGGTTTACTCATTCGTGAGGTTTAGGATTTAGGATTTTTATCACATTCAGAGACCTAGACGCTTACATTACtaccaattaaattttaaattttgagaatttttttattgACCTCCTAGTCTTTTTGATCACCCGCGCTGAAAATCTCAAAATGTCTctttatttcagaaatgcatctccgaaatcacttttttttagaaaaaaaagttgatttcggaaatgcacttccaaaaacactaaaaaaatgtgccttcggagatgcatttccgaaatcactttttttcttttgaagagggggtgtcttcggagatgcatatcctaaatattttaatttttggtcttggaatgtttcggatatgcatttctgaaaaaaatcaataattattaaaaaattaaaattaaggtgaatcaatacaattaatagtataattaattatattaattaaaatatattattaaatatatatcataataatcaagatgtaataataatattaacctaataaatatttaaattaacattttatttttaaataaaaaattaataataataataataatattaaaaatatttattttctatttttcttatgataaatcattttataaattaattttcaacaacaattttatagttataaaaaattattttataaacaaaatttcctaaacaattttaaagttaaaaattattttactaacttatataaattaaaaacattctaatttcataagtaaagtttaaattatataaaattaaatataaaatttattcactaaataaaattaagacaaaatattcttttaattttttaactaaatgaaaaatgatatttttatcataattaattatgaaaaataaatttttttatcataattaattatgaaaaatgattgtttttatcattattattattattattatcattattcttacttgatctatttcattattattatcaacCGTAGAAACATGACTTGGAATTATTTATAACTACattttaataattagaattattttaatttttttgtaattgaaattatttttaaattttaaaatatgaatcagaatagaaatatataattattattatttataactcataaattatatcaaatttatgatatgtgaattaattaatatcccaaaatttttaatttttgggattttttcggatatgcatatccgaaaaaatctttttgggtttttttcggagatgcatctccgaattaatcaaaatctcaatttttgggatttttttcggagatgcatctccaaagcaGGGGCaagttgggaatttcgctggggtcacccccataggggggtcaataaagaaattctcttaaattttatttatattttggttGGACTTAATGTTTTAGATAAGAAATGAAAGAGTAAATTTTACCTTATATCCATAACATTATTCTTTTCTCGTTATATGGTTAATACCACTTTATCCGCTGTGATGTAGGCGATATTCGATTTAGTCCCCtgcaatatatatttttttaaattaccctcctgtaaatattttttttttttggattctccTCCTTAAGCGtacaaattaaatattaaatatgggggtaaataaaaaaaacatattatagGGGATAACTTGTGCATTTAGGGGACAAAAGACatagattttaaaattttaagaggGTGGTCCAAAATAATTTCTTACAGGGGATAAAGCGAATTTCTCCTATATTatattgtatatttaaccctattttatATGCTTTGACCAAAATACCCCTATATAAATAGTTTATgtttcaaaaatttatttttcccCTCATTCCAATTTGAAGTTATCTGACCTTATGAAAGAAAGTTTAGAATGTTGGACAAGTGACTTCAAACATAAGAGGGGGGTGTGTTTAAATTGTGAAGGTTTGAAAAGTCAAACATCTCTCATTTACATGCCAAATATTTTGTTCTTAACAACTATAAGGATGATCTTGGGAAATTTAACGTTAAAGTTGATGAAGGCATATTTTAAGATATTCCACTTCTAGCAAAGCTTATAGAATTTTTAATAAAAGAACTCTGATGATACAAGAATCAGTCCATGTTACTTTTGATGAGTCATATCCTTATCTGTAGaggtagatgttgttgattgtgcATTTATCCTTGAAAAATCATCCTTAGAAGATGATGATTAGAGTAAAGATAAAGATCAAAGTCAAGAGGAATGCTAACGTATAAATCGAGAGACTCAAGTTAAAGAAGTCAACTTAGAAAATCAAAGTCTATGCAAAGAATGGAGGATTAGTAAAGACCATCTGATTCAAAATGTTATTGGATACATTTCTAAGGGAGTTATAACATAACATTCCCTTATCAAGGTATATAATCATATGACCTTTGTTTCCAAAATTAAGCCAAATGAAATTAATGAGGTTTTCATTAACAGCAATGCTATTTTTACATCAAAtcttacacctacaccgtatgtacggacgacactgttcatgtacggacgacatTGTTCACGTACGGGCGaaatactattcatgtacgggcagatactattcatgtacgaacgtttatttttaatacctagacgtgcattaaccaacttcattactgcattaaccaagtttttacacagcattaaccaagtttgatgactgctaaaaaatatttttaatacatggatgttgcattaaccaactttattactgaattaaccaagtttttacactgcattaaccaagtttggtgactgctaaaaaatatttttaatacctggatgttgcattaaccaactttattactgcattaaccaggtttttacactgcattaaccaaatttagtGACTACTGTAAAATACTGttgggtgtaagtattggtgtaacaATTGGGTATATGAATAGCATTACTCTTTCATTAATTAACATTGATATCTTGtgatgcaagaagagttaaatcaatttaaaagaaACAATGTGTGGAAACTTGTTCTCAAATCTTCACATAATCAAGTGATTGGGGCTTGTTGGGTCTTTTATAATAAGCTTGGTGAAGATGGGAAAGTGTTGATAAAAAAGTAAGAATTGTTGTCAAAGGATACAATTACCGTGAAGGTATAGATTTTGATGAAACATATGTGTTTGTAGCTCGATTAGGGGCCATAAGAATGCTCATACTTATTCCTACTTCGCGAGTTTTTAACTCTTTCAAATGGGTGTAAAAAGATGTTCTTGAACGATTACATCCACGACGAAGTGTTCGTTGATCAACTTTCAGGTTTCATCAAACCCAACATTTCCAGTAATATATATTTCTATATTACACTATTATTTGTTTCCTTATTTATTCGAGTTAGAATTTCTTCGATCGATATTTATTTTTGAGTAGGTGTTTAGCCCAAAGAGTATAATAATTAACTAATTTCTTAGTAAAGacatatatttttttagaataaGTTGTATGAATCAAATTTAAGTAATTTCAATTATCTAACACGCAAATGAAATGTTTATTTATGACATATATGGTTCTTTAGAGTTGAAATTTCCGACTATGTGTTTAGACTCAAAGAGTACAATAAACGCATAGTTTCCTACTAATGACGTTTGTTTAGTGTAATAAGTTACAAAATTAAAAGTTTGAAAATTTAGATTTTCTATCATAGGGGTTGGATTGTTTCCTTTATGAGGTATGTGATGGTTTAGAGTTGGAATATCTCCACTGAAGagtaaaatattgtattaatttttaagTAAAGACGTATGTTTAGAGGAATATTTAATGGAAATTAAAATTAGGTGATCTATATTATTTATGACAATGTTTTCGAGTAAGTCTATGGTAAAAAAATTACAATCATCGACTAATTTTTTAGTAAAAATTATATGAgtctgtttgataaaaatagAGGTTGACTGATAAGCGAGCTAATAGTTTATAGTTTACAATTGATGGCTGATGGCTTATAACTTATAGAGGATGATTAAGACTGATagtttataagttaattgaagtgtttggtaaaattagcggttcaattaacttataaatgtaaaatgacataaaaagatatttaatatataattattttattttaaattaaaataaattataaatgttaaaaatgaattttaattaaaataataaggataaaaaagaaagaaaaataataagctataagacataagttaaaccgctatttaaaatagcgtccgAAAAATAAGTTGtaaattagtaaaataagctataagctcatgATGAAAACACCGttatcaaacgggtctaaattatcatatgagcttataagacataagacataaactATAAACTCGAAAACatatcttaccaaacagagcttaTCTAGTCAAATAAGCTTTACTTGGTATAGTGGGGATGGGCGCTCTATGAGTAGATTAGATCGGTTTCTCGTGGCGGATTCCATTATCAACAAGTGGGGTGTGGTTGGTCAACGGATTTGTTCGCGGGATATTTCCGACCATTGTCCTATTTGGCTTGTCAAGGATAACGAAGATTGGGGGCCGAAATCTTTTAAAATCAACAATGAATGGTTCGCTTTCAAGTCGTTCATTCCTTTTGTTGAAAAATCTTGGAAGGAAATAGCTATAGAAGGAAGGAGTGATTTTGTCCTAAAGGAGAAGTTTCGTATTCTCAAAGAGAGACTTAGGTGGTGGAATAGAGAGATTTTTGAGAGGATTGATTTAGAGGTGGAAGAAGAGGTGACGGAGATGAACAAGAGAGACTCTTTGTTAGAAGTGGTTGATGAAGGAgatttgattaatattatcaaAGGTAGGAAAGAGGCTTCAAGTCGGTTTTGGTTGAACTTGAGGATCAAAGAGAATATGCTCATCCAAAAGTCAAGATTAACGTGGCTCAATGAAGGAGATTCTAATAGCGGTTTTTTTCATAAGGCGATGAAAGAAAGGAGAAGGCATAATCACATAGGCCCCATTACCTCTTCTAGGGGTTTGTTAGAATCGGTCAATGAGGTCAAGGAGGAAGTCTTTTCTCACTTCGCTTGTAAATTTGAGGAGACGGATCGGAATAGGCCTTCTTTGGAAGGTATTCCTTTTAGAAGCATTAGCATGGAGGAAAGATCTTTTCTTGAAGCTCCGTTTGAGGAAAGTGAGATCAAGGAGGCGGTATAGGGTTGTGGTGGTTCTAAAAGTCCGGGCCCGGAcggtttctcttttctttttataaagaAATGATGGTACATCATCAAAGAAGATTTCATTAGGTTCTTTAATGGATTTCATTCCGTGGGGTCTTATCAAAGGCGGTGGTGTcttcttttttgtctttgatACCTAAATCTTCTAGTCCGCTTAGCTTGGATGATTATAGACCCATATGTCTTATTGGGTGCATGTACAAAGCTTTATCAAAATTATTGGCGGGAAGGTTGAAAGGTGTGTTGAATTCCATTATTTCTTCTAACCAAAGCGCGTTTGTTCCGGGGAGACATCTTCTCGCCGGTGTTTTGATAGCTACTGAAGTGGTAGACTATGCTCATAAGGAAGGTAGGAGTTGTTTTCTTTTTAAAGTTGACTTCGGGAAGGCCTACGACAAGGTGAATTGGAATTTTCTAAGGTTCTTGTTAAAGGAAATGGGTTTTGGGGAGACGTGGATGAGATGGATGGAACTTTTAGTTTTTCAAAGTAGAATGTCAGTTCTTGTCAACGGTAGTCCGACTAAGGAATTTACGGTGGAGCGTggtttgagacaaggagatcctctttctCCGTTTCTTTTTGTCATTGTGGCGGAAGGGCTCACGGCGTTAGTTAAGAAAGCAATTGCCATAGGAGATTACGAAGGATTTAACATTAATGGAAAATGCGAGGTCGACGTtcttcaattcgcggatgatactTTATTGATTGGGGAAGGTAATTGGAAGCAAGTGTGGGCCATTAAGACGATTTTGAAGGCTTTCGAATTAGTTTCCGGACTCGGCATAAACTATCACAAAAGTAAATTGATAGGAATTAATGTCACTAACAATCTTTTAGAAGCGGCTTCTTCTCTCTTGGCTTGTAAGGTGGAAGGAAAAGTCTTTTCTTTTCTAGGTATCCGTGTTGGTTCGAATCCTAGGAGGATTTCGACTTGGAATCCGCTTTTGGAGAAACTCAAGAAGCGTTTATTGAGTTGGAAAAATCGTTTTCTCAACTTTGGAGGGAGGATTACTCTCATCAAGTCTATACTTTGTTCTCTATCCATTTTCACCATGTCCTTTTTTAGGATGccggttgtaatacggtgaactgactttttataatcgaaatgtcgcggttaagcatgagtcgccaccgacttttattttatccaattaggaaaggcaaaaagaacaggaaagacctttgaaagattttgagttcgggggggtaaattatgcaaagggaaggtgtaaggcaccctttgcatccatggttatccatgggctcttaattgcttagctcactttgtttgaaatgtttgaattgttttgaaaagatttttgaagaagaactttagcttgtaaataagcgtagccttttgaaaagattctttgaaaagaagtagaAAAAAGTTTTTAGTTTGAATtcgaatagagcaagcaattaagaactacctaccctaagttgtctttcttgttctttaagtctttcgggtgaaaggatctatccataccatgaaagggcaggaagtctttcaattggatgtagaagggtcatcgagtaatcgttcgccataagactgtcccatgccataaagagggcaggtagt from Vicia villosa cultivar HV-30 ecotype Madison, WI linkage group LG4, Vvil1.0, whole genome shotgun sequence encodes the following:
- the LOC131598556 gene encoding uncharacterized protein LOC131598556 → MSRLDRFLVADSIINKWGVVGQRICSRDISDHCPIWLVKDNEDWGPKSFKINNEWFAFKSFIPFVEKSWKEIAIEGRSDFVLKEKFRILKERLRWWNREIFERIDLEVEEEVTEMNKRDSLLEVVDEGDLINIIKGRKEASSRFWLNLRIKENMLIQKSRLTWLNEGDSNSGFFHKAMKERRRHNHIGPITSSRGLLESVNEVKEEVFSHFACKFEETDRNRPSLEGIPFRSISMEERSFLEAPFEESEIKEAAVVSSFLSLIPKSSSPLSLDDYRPICLIGCMYKALSKLLAGRLKGVLNSIISSNQSAFVPGRHLLAGVLIATEVVDYAHKEGRSCFLFKVDFGKAYDKVNWNFLRFLLKEMGFGETWMRWMELLVFQSRMSVLVNGSPTKEFTVERGLRQGDPLSPFLFVIVAEGLTALVKKAIAIGDYEGFNINGKCEVDVLQFADDTLLIGEGNWKQVWAIKTILKAFELVSGLGINYHKSKLIGINVTNNLLEAASSLLACKVEGKVFSFLGIRVGSNPRRISTWNPLLEKLKKRLLSWKNRFLNFGGRITLIKSILCSLSIFTMSFFRMPVVIRYGDICLQITIGGDFVPNSSSQSIWWKDILSLGKEPSKDAIINNCKFKGNFGITDSVAGSSAPLDVSSLFAIPPTLPDAAANSLLSGAVSATILQQLKVHTAAASCSQSGQDSVVWELGNDAGFSVKSCYNFYAGFWHPFGPNNLHDEALKLVWRMQVPFKTKAFGWRLLINKLPTKDLLKIRGMIFLDDSVKCAFCNSAHETLEHLFFKCYVVKLIWRDIAEWIGMSDVTEEDPMGSFMLWYNFCKNMKMKEGRLSCIWLAITWSIWIVRNSIIFRKDSWSVLNTIWFIKALVWRWSFMGEITHPNCNFYDFCKEPLFFLS